A genomic region of Lycorma delicatula isolate Av1 chromosome 4, ASM4794821v1, whole genome shotgun sequence contains the following coding sequences:
- the LOC142323742 gene encoding uncharacterized protein LOC142323742 isoform X1: protein MTTTTRNFIKILFKYLFILSVILSVVSSSPVPKGAKYDQRQEGEMNIRADLNNILVLFIPSGGLRLVDNPNIGSILQIFGNSRKNPIVGGTLPTKDSPYKVDIDQSAIDKLQSDIDALNNIVPITKIENKESDDQKLPEDEKTIEEKATSEIKQEESIIATTIIPQDITTTKLSSEQPEITTTESIVTSTPIKSLQSEKEKITKNTSTLQNFPPKTISPSETSLKTQQNRNIESQLKTLVRTSSAASKSSSNILPTNKQSKNLDSDEQQNERKLKALQTGLTHCLPGQRLTENGSCIETDTSRESRQEKMERLLSLLRFGVQPANSS from the exons ttattttaagTGTTGTTTCGAGTTCACCGGTACCAAAAGGGGCAAAATACGATCAAAGGCAAGAAGGTGAAATGAATATTCGTgccgatttaaataatattttagtattgtttataCCATCTGGTGGTTTACGTTTAGTTGATAATCCAAATATTGGAAGCATATTACAAATATTTGGTAATTCTCGTAAAAATCCGATCGTCGGTGGAACATTACCGACGAAAGATTCACCGTATAAAGTCGATATAGATCAATCGGCGATCGATAAATTACAATCTGATATCGATGCATTAAATAATATAGTACCgatcacaaaaattgaaaataaagagtCAGATGATCAAAAATTACCTGAAGATGAAAAAACAATTGAAGAAAAAGCTACATCAGAAATTAAACAAGAAGAATCAATAATTGCAACAACAATAATACCACAAgatataacaacaacaaaattatcaTCAGAACAGCCAGAAATAACAACGACTGAATCGATCGTAACTAGTACACCGATTAAATCATTacaatcagaaaaagaaaaaataacaaaaaatacatcaacattacaaaattttccaCCAAAAACTATATCACCATCAGAAACTTCATTAAAAACGcaacaaaatagaaatattgaATCGCAATTAAAAACACTCGTTCGAACATCATCGGCGGCATCAAAATCATCATCCaatattttaccaacaaataaacaatcaaaaaatttagATTCAGATGAACAACAAAATGAACGTAAATTAAAAGCTCTTCAAACAGGTCTTACTCATTGTTTACCTGGACAAAGATTAACGGAAAACGGAAGTTGTATTGAAACTGATACGTCAAGAGAAAG cagACAAGAAAAGATGGAGCGCcttttatcattattaagatTTGGTGTACAACCTGCGAatagtagttaa
- the LOC142323742 gene encoding uncharacterized protein LOC142323742 isoform X2, whose product MTTTTRNFIKILFKYLFILSVILSVVSSSPVPKGAKYDQRQEGEMNIRADLNNILVLFIPSGGLRLVDNPNIGSILQIFGNSRKNPIVGGTLPTKDSPYKVDIDQSAIDKLQSDIDALNNIVPITKIENKESDDQKLPEDEKTIEEKATSEIKQEESIIATTIIPQDITTTKLSSEQPEITTTESIVTSTPIKSLQSEKEKITKNTSTLQNFPPKTISPSETSLKTQQNRNIESQLKTLVRTSSAASKSSSNILPTNKQSKNLDSDEQQNERKLKALQTGLTHCLPGQRLTENGSCIETDTSRERQEKMERLLSLLRFGVQPANSS is encoded by the exons ttattttaagTGTTGTTTCGAGTTCACCGGTACCAAAAGGGGCAAAATACGATCAAAGGCAAGAAGGTGAAATGAATATTCGTgccgatttaaataatattttagtattgtttataCCATCTGGTGGTTTACGTTTAGTTGATAATCCAAATATTGGAAGCATATTACAAATATTTGGTAATTCTCGTAAAAATCCGATCGTCGGTGGAACATTACCGACGAAAGATTCACCGTATAAAGTCGATATAGATCAATCGGCGATCGATAAATTACAATCTGATATCGATGCATTAAATAATATAGTACCgatcacaaaaattgaaaataaagagtCAGATGATCAAAAATTACCTGAAGATGAAAAAACAATTGAAGAAAAAGCTACATCAGAAATTAAACAAGAAGAATCAATAATTGCAACAACAATAATACCACAAgatataacaacaacaaaattatcaTCAGAACAGCCAGAAATAACAACGACTGAATCGATCGTAACTAGTACACCGATTAAATCATTacaatcagaaaaagaaaaaataacaaaaaatacatcaacattacaaaattttccaCCAAAAACTATATCACCATCAGAAACTTCATTAAAAACGcaacaaaatagaaatattgaATCGCAATTAAAAACACTCGTTCGAACATCATCGGCGGCATCAAAATCATCATCCaatattttaccaacaaataaacaatcaaaaaatttagATTCAGATGAACAACAAAATGAACGTAAATTAAAAGCTCTTCAAACAGGTCTTACTCATTGTTTACCTGGACAAAGATTAACGGAAAACGGAAGTTGTATTGAAACTGATACGTCAAGAGAAAG ACAAGAAAAGATGGAGCGCcttttatcattattaagatTTGGTGTACAACCTGCGAatagtagttaa